One segment of Lytechinus variegatus isolate NC3 chromosome 13, Lvar_3.0, whole genome shotgun sequence DNA contains the following:
- the LOC121426771 gene encoding titin-like isoform X2, translated as MTGWHEAGAGLEDLHQSNYGDDMNWINEGFGCRRKRAKEMEIMFRGGHRGRGVPSTGGGRGDRGRGEDRGRGDRGRGGDRGGWRGGDMVGGRGGERGWERGDGRGGGGGIGRGREESWEDNETWDDRRWRDDQGLGEYEDLHEPFNHGLRDRRDPYLGRDLDVWDRPGKRRGGGLMEDHDEELSHQAVSTSWPPTEDDFQPKSSKRLKDDWMSPDRGNFGPVDYDGGSGSDGHSGKRNERLKDSLDFRKQRDLERGHVKSDRVRNGPQGRDGPRGHVGPRGHDGPFGHDGPRGREDPLGQDGPQGRDGPLGHDGPRGRDGPLGHDGPRGRDGPLGHDGPRVRDGPLGRDVPLGHDGPRGREDPFGHDGPRGRDGPLGHDGPQGHVGDRNKERDDPRGRDRDRSRERGRDRDRDRDRDRHRDRDRDRAHNRDRSKDRVRDRERDRDREKGRGDRDDKDKSRKKSTEEKVRFGKDGRKLEWWEEEMPLTLDEIAEMYTCKLCNVKCGGEKNYKQHLRGVTHKLRAQVFPEEDPAKFVEDLYEKRDIQDKGYGDKAPSWEFQEQEREEYPAQDYQEEEYWEEEEMTLEERMKLYYCTLCEVQTTSQENFDMHNDGMRHKANVERQKRGEDVVKGSRNKGNRGKKKKITVTGEEIVEIQPIIDKCKEPLVGLEMINEYLRQEWQTETYFYCTLCEARFQLVNFIAHVTGYRHRYSYIKIKRPDAKDMCRVEPKEKEVFKEVDGKQVKEIVPKRNRTASLANLRKVCNEILKEQNGTQKMPKAPDPDPPDMPLNRLKKTMRADSQVELKSLDPQEFSKPVSFPPPIPIGGVKRPTPKNQPKDRSKEQDRPTILGYKPPDVPPPGMHEVPSDIPPGAPPPTAMMMRPGAMPGIPPMRARPLPPPPRPPPRRPDQPPQIGLPPKSLKMRELEEEMEKELGTERNLREKREREKRERSSFIMEALEREKEKKLLDARKMDIEKLRNRDRSKLRESDPFLASYIEKGRAPNAEKSKERGGLYDRPRVSQDLRDLYEKPSTSKSKSDEELKREYEERFGIKESSSSARVLQEVVGALTKSLSQSDEDASMALKVSSALTEALLTMKKKEKESRTALDDPNIESDGPPPPPPGDVEMPPLPPSSPPSSSTSDRYMIPPLGSLQSSSQQVPMQVSSQPAPQPQSGPLGAWQPVNPAPSIPSGYNQPQYQPSYTYQPGQPGWATGPVLAPAVPVQQAAAATPSYMPGVAMATQPHQYMPPYIRPVENTPQPPAQPPTQPPVEKPIGPPGESKAQSNADMFSF; from the exons ATGACTGGCTGGCATGAAGCAGGGGCAGGGTTAGAGGACCTTCATCAATCAAATTATGGGGATGACATGAATTGGATAAATGAAG GCTTTGGATGCAGGAGAAAGCGAGCAAAGGAGATGGAAATTATGTTCAGGGGCGGACATAGAGGCAGAGGAGTCCCGAGTACAGGAGGCGGCAGAGGAGATAGGGGAAGAGGAGAAGACAGGGGAAGAGGAGacagaggaagaggaggagacaGAGGAGGTTGGAGAGGTGGAGATATGGTAGGAGGTAGAGGAGGAGAGAGGGGATGGGAAAGAGGAGATGGCAGAGGAGGAGGCGGCGGCATTGGAAGGGGAAGAGAAGAGAGCTGGGAAGACAATGAAACATGGGATGACCGAAGATGGAGGGATGATCAAGGTCTTGGAGAGTACGAAGATTTGCATGAACCGTTCAATCATGGGCTGCGGGATAGGAGGGATCCATATCTTGGAAGAGATCTTGACGTATGGGATAGACCAGGTAAAAGACGAGGAGGTGGTTTAATGGAGGATCATGATGAAGAATTATCACACCAGGCTGTCTCTACTTCATGGCCCCCAACAGAAGATGATTTCCAACCAAAATCCAGCAAAAGACTAAAAGATGACTGGATGTCACCTGACCGCGGTAACTTTGGCCCTGTTGACTATGATGGAGGATCTGGATCGGATGGACATAGTGGAAAGAGAAATGAAAGGTTGAAAGACTCGTTGGATTTTAGGAAGCAAAGAGACCTAGAAAGGGGACATGTTAAAAGTGATCGGGTTAGGAATGGTCCACAG GGTCGTGATGGTCCACGGGGTCACGTTGGTCCACGGGGTCATGATGGTCCATTTGGTCACGATGGTCCACGGGGTCGTGAGGATCCACTTGGTCAAGATGGTCCACAGGGTCGTGATGGTCCACTTGGTCACGACGGTCCACGGGGTCGTGATGGTCCACTTGGTCACGATGGTCCACGGGGTCGTGATGGTCCACTTGGTCATGATGGTCCACGGGTTCGTGATGGTCCACTTGGTCGTGATGTTCCACTTGGTCACGATGGTCCACGGGGTCGTGAGGATCCATTTGGTCACGATGGTCCACGGGGTCGTGATGGTCCACTTGGTCACGATGGTCCACAGGGTCATGTCGGGGATCGTAACAAAGAACGAGATGATCCAAGAGGTAGGGATAGGGATCGTAGCCGAGAACGAGGCCGGGACAGAGATCGAGATAGGGACAGAGATCGACACAGAGACAGAGATCGAGATCGAGCACATAATAGAGATCGTAGCAAAGACCGAGTTCGGGATCGAGAGAGGGATAGAGATCGTGAGAAGGGTAGAGGTGACCGAGATGATAAAGACAAAAGTCGTAAAAAGAGTACTGAAGAAAAAGTACGCTTTGGTAAAGATGGGCGAAAGCTGGAATGGTGGGAAGAAGAGATGCCTTTGACCCTGGATGAGATCGCAGAGATGTACACCTGTAAG ttATGCAATGTGAAATGCGGAGGAGAAAAGAATTATAAGCAGCATCTGAGAGGAGTAACTCATAAACTA AGGGCTCAAGTCTTCCCAG AGGAGGATCCAGCAAAATTTGTAGAAGATTTATACGAGAAAAGGGATATCCAGGATAAGGGATATGGAGATAAGGCACCTTCTTGGGAATTTCAAGAACAAGAAAGAGAAGAATACCCTGCACAAGATTATCAAGAAGAAGAATATTGGGAAGAAGAAGAGATGACATTGGAAGAAAGAATGAAACTATACTATTGTACA CTTTGTGAAGTTCAAACAACAAGCCAGGAGAACTTTGATATGCATAATGATGGCATGAGACACAAGGCT AACGTAGAGCGTCAAAAGAGAGGTG AGGATGTTGTCAAAGGTTCTCGTAATAAAGGGAATcgaggaaagaagaaaaagatcaCCGTTACGGGTGAGGAGATCGTTGAGATTCAACCGATCATTGACAAGTGTAAAGAACCATTGGTTG GTCTGGAGATGATTAATGAATACCTGAGGCAAGAATGGCAGACTGAGACATATTTCTATTGTACGCTATGTGAGGCAAGGTTTCAACTAGTCAACTTCATAGCCCATGTCACTGGCTATCGTCATCGATACAGTTACATT AAAATCAAACGGCCCGATGCAAAGGATATGTGTCGTGTAGAACCTAAAGAGAAAGAAGTCTTCAAGGAAGTGGATGGGAAGCAGGTAAAAGAGATAGTACCCAAGCGTAATCGCACTGCCTCACTAGCCAACTTGAGAAAggtctgtaatgaaatattaaaggaaCAAAATGGAACACAGAAGATGCCTAAAGCACCGGACCCTGATCCACCTGATATGCCTCTGAATAGACTGAAGAAGACAATGAGAGCGG ATTCACAAGTCGAACTGAAGTCCTTAGACCCTCAAGAATTCAGCAAGCCGGTGTCCTTCCCCCCACCCATCCCGATCGGTGGAGTGAAACGCCCCACCCCCAAGAACCAACCCAAAGATAGATCCAAGGAGCAAGACAGGCCTACGATCCTGGGTTACAAACCTCCTGATGTGCCACCCCCTGGTATGCATGAAGTACCTAGTGACATACCACCTGGTGCCCCGCCTCCTACTGCTATGATGATGAGACCTGGAGCAATGCCTGGTATTCCACCAATGAGAGCTAGACCACTCCCTCCACCACCTAGACCTCCACCAAGACGACCAGACCAGCCACCTCAGATTG GTCTCCCTCCAAAGTCACTGAAGATGAGAGAACTTGAggaagagatggagaaagagctTGGCACAGAACGGAATCtcagagaaaaaagagagagggagaagcgTGAACGTAGCTCCTTCATCATGGAGGCTCTTGAacgggagaaagaaaagaaattactTGATGCTCGGAAGATGGATATTGAGAAGCTAAGGAATAGAGATCGCTCGAAGCTTAGAGAATCAGACCCCTTCTTGGCATCATACATAGAGAAAGGACGCGCTCCGAATGCAGAGAAGAGCAAAGAGAGAGGCGGGTTGTATGACCGTCCAAGGGTATCTCAAGATCTAAGGGATCTTTATGAGAAGCCATCAACCTCAAA GTCCAAGTCCGATGAAGAGCTCAAGAGAGAATATGAAGAAAGATTTGGAATAAAG gaatcatcatcatcagcaagAGTTCTTCAAGAAGTGGTTGGAGCCCTT ACCAAGTCTTTATCCCAGTCTGATGAAGATGCATCTATGGCTCTAAAGGTCTCCAGCGCTCTCACTGAGGCTCTACTCACcatgaaaaagaaggagaaagag tCTCGTACAGCGTTAGATGATCCTAATATTGAGAGTGATGGACCACCTCCTCCCCCACCTGGTGATGTTGAGATGCCACCTCTTCCTCCTAGTAGTCCTCCGTCATCTTCTACTTCAGATAGATACATGATACCTCCATTAGGAAGCCTTCAGTCTTCATCACAGCAAGTACCAATGCAG GTAAGCTCTCAACCAGCTCCTCAGCCTCAATCAGGTCCTTTGGGTGCATGGCAACCAGTCAATCCAGCTCCATCCATTCCATCAGGTTACAATCAACCTCAATACCAACCTAGCTACACCTATCAACCAGGCCAACCAGGATGGGCCACAGGACCTGTACTCGCCCCTGCCGTACCGGTTCAGCAAGCAGCAGCGGCCACTCCCAGTTACATGCCTGGCGTAGCAATGGCGACTCAACCACACCAGTATATGCCTCCTTACATCAGACCAGTAGAGAACACCCCACAGCCCCCTGCACAGCCTCCCACTCAGCCTCCTGTAGAGAAGCCTATTGGACCACCGGGAGAAAGTAAAGCACAAAGCAATGCAGATATGTTTTCTTTCTAA
- the LOC121426771 gene encoding titin-like isoform X1, which produces MTGWHEAGAGLEDLHQSNYGDDMNWINEGFGCRRKRAKEMEIMFRGGHRGRGVPSTGGGRGDRGRGEDRGRGDRGRGGDRGGWRGGDMVGGRGGERGWERGDGRGGGGGIGRGREESWEDNETWDDRRWRDDQGLGEYEDLHEPFNHGLRDRRDPYLGRDLDVWDRPGKRRGGGLMEDHDEELSHQAVSTSWPPTEDDFQPKSSKRLKDDWMSPDRGNFGPVDYDGGSGSDGHSGKRNERLKDSLDFRKQRDLERGHVKSDRVRNGPQVRDGPLGHDGPRGRDGPRGHVGPRGHDGPFGHDGPRGREDPLGQDGPQGRDGPLGHDGPRGRDGPLGHDGPRGRDGPLGHDGPRVRDGPLGRDVPLGHDGPRGREDPFGHDGPRGRDGPLGHDGPQGHVGDRNKERDDPRGRDRDRSRERGRDRDRDRDRDRHRDRDRDRAHNRDRSKDRVRDRERDRDREKGRGDRDDKDKSRKKSTEEKVRFGKDGRKLEWWEEEMPLTLDEIAEMYTCKLCNVKCGGEKNYKQHLRGVTHKLRAQVFPEEDPAKFVEDLYEKRDIQDKGYGDKAPSWEFQEQEREEYPAQDYQEEEYWEEEEMTLEERMKLYYCTLCEVQTTSQENFDMHNDGMRHKANVERQKRGEDVVKGSRNKGNRGKKKKITVTGEEIVEIQPIIDKCKEPLVGLEMINEYLRQEWQTETYFYCTLCEARFQLVNFIAHVTGYRHRYSYIKIKRPDAKDMCRVEPKEKEVFKEVDGKQVKEIVPKRNRTASLANLRKVCNEILKEQNGTQKMPKAPDPDPPDMPLNRLKKTMRADSQVELKSLDPQEFSKPVSFPPPIPIGGVKRPTPKNQPKDRSKEQDRPTILGYKPPDVPPPGMHEVPSDIPPGAPPPTAMMMRPGAMPGIPPMRARPLPPPPRPPPRRPDQPPQIGLPPKSLKMRELEEEMEKELGTERNLREKREREKRERSSFIMEALEREKEKKLLDARKMDIEKLRNRDRSKLRESDPFLASYIEKGRAPNAEKSKERGGLYDRPRVSQDLRDLYEKPSTSKSKSDEELKREYEERFGIKESSSSARVLQEVVGALTKSLSQSDEDASMALKVSSALTEALLTMKKKEKESRTALDDPNIESDGPPPPPPGDVEMPPLPPSSPPSSSTSDRYMIPPLGSLQSSSQQVPMQVSSQPAPQPQSGPLGAWQPVNPAPSIPSGYNQPQYQPSYTYQPGQPGWATGPVLAPAVPVQQAAAATPSYMPGVAMATQPHQYMPPYIRPVENTPQPPAQPPTQPPVEKPIGPPGESKAQSNADMFSF; this is translated from the exons ATGACTGGCTGGCATGAAGCAGGGGCAGGGTTAGAGGACCTTCATCAATCAAATTATGGGGATGACATGAATTGGATAAATGAAG GCTTTGGATGCAGGAGAAAGCGAGCAAAGGAGATGGAAATTATGTTCAGGGGCGGACATAGAGGCAGAGGAGTCCCGAGTACAGGAGGCGGCAGAGGAGATAGGGGAAGAGGAGAAGACAGGGGAAGAGGAGacagaggaagaggaggagacaGAGGAGGTTGGAGAGGTGGAGATATGGTAGGAGGTAGAGGAGGAGAGAGGGGATGGGAAAGAGGAGATGGCAGAGGAGGAGGCGGCGGCATTGGAAGGGGAAGAGAAGAGAGCTGGGAAGACAATGAAACATGGGATGACCGAAGATGGAGGGATGATCAAGGTCTTGGAGAGTACGAAGATTTGCATGAACCGTTCAATCATGGGCTGCGGGATAGGAGGGATCCATATCTTGGAAGAGATCTTGACGTATGGGATAGACCAGGTAAAAGACGAGGAGGTGGTTTAATGGAGGATCATGATGAAGAATTATCACACCAGGCTGTCTCTACTTCATGGCCCCCAACAGAAGATGATTTCCAACCAAAATCCAGCAAAAGACTAAAAGATGACTGGATGTCACCTGACCGCGGTAACTTTGGCCCTGTTGACTATGATGGAGGATCTGGATCGGATGGACATAGTGGAAAGAGAAATGAAAGGTTGAAAGACTCGTTGGATTTTAGGAAGCAAAGAGACCTAGAAAGGGGACATGTTAAAAGTGATCGGGTTAGGAATGGTCCACAGGTTCGTGATGGTCCACTTGGTCACGATGGTCCACGGGGTCGTGATGGTCCACGGGGTCACGTTGGTCCACGGGGTCATGATGGTCCATTTGGTCACGATGGTCCACGGGGTCGTGAGGATCCACTTGGTCAAGATGGTCCACAGGGTCGTGATGGTCCACTTGGTCACGACGGTCCACGGGGTCGTGATGGTCCACTTGGTCACGATGGTCCACGGGGTCGTGATGGTCCACTTGGTCATGATGGTCCACGGGTTCGTGATGGTCCACTTGGTCGTGATGTTCCACTTGGTCACGATGGTCCACGGGGTCGTGAGGATCCATTTGGTCACGATGGTCCACGGGGTCGTGATGGTCCACTTGGTCACGATGGTCCACAGGGTCATGTCGGGGATCGTAACAAAGAACGAGATGATCCAAGAGGTAGGGATAGGGATCGTAGCCGAGAACGAGGCCGGGACAGAGATCGAGATAGGGACAGAGATCGACACAGAGACAGAGATCGAGATCGAGCACATAATAGAGATCGTAGCAAAGACCGAGTTCGGGATCGAGAGAGGGATAGAGATCGTGAGAAGGGTAGAGGTGACCGAGATGATAAAGACAAAAGTCGTAAAAAGAGTACTGAAGAAAAAGTACGCTTTGGTAAAGATGGGCGAAAGCTGGAATGGTGGGAAGAAGAGATGCCTTTGACCCTGGATGAGATCGCAGAGATGTACACCTGTAAG ttATGCAATGTGAAATGCGGAGGAGAAAAGAATTATAAGCAGCATCTGAGAGGAGTAACTCATAAACTA AGGGCTCAAGTCTTCCCAG AGGAGGATCCAGCAAAATTTGTAGAAGATTTATACGAGAAAAGGGATATCCAGGATAAGGGATATGGAGATAAGGCACCTTCTTGGGAATTTCAAGAACAAGAAAGAGAAGAATACCCTGCACAAGATTATCAAGAAGAAGAATATTGGGAAGAAGAAGAGATGACATTGGAAGAAAGAATGAAACTATACTATTGTACA CTTTGTGAAGTTCAAACAACAAGCCAGGAGAACTTTGATATGCATAATGATGGCATGAGACACAAGGCT AACGTAGAGCGTCAAAAGAGAGGTG AGGATGTTGTCAAAGGTTCTCGTAATAAAGGGAATcgaggaaagaagaaaaagatcaCCGTTACGGGTGAGGAGATCGTTGAGATTCAACCGATCATTGACAAGTGTAAAGAACCATTGGTTG GTCTGGAGATGATTAATGAATACCTGAGGCAAGAATGGCAGACTGAGACATATTTCTATTGTACGCTATGTGAGGCAAGGTTTCAACTAGTCAACTTCATAGCCCATGTCACTGGCTATCGTCATCGATACAGTTACATT AAAATCAAACGGCCCGATGCAAAGGATATGTGTCGTGTAGAACCTAAAGAGAAAGAAGTCTTCAAGGAAGTGGATGGGAAGCAGGTAAAAGAGATAGTACCCAAGCGTAATCGCACTGCCTCACTAGCCAACTTGAGAAAggtctgtaatgaaatattaaaggaaCAAAATGGAACACAGAAGATGCCTAAAGCACCGGACCCTGATCCACCTGATATGCCTCTGAATAGACTGAAGAAGACAATGAGAGCGG ATTCACAAGTCGAACTGAAGTCCTTAGACCCTCAAGAATTCAGCAAGCCGGTGTCCTTCCCCCCACCCATCCCGATCGGTGGAGTGAAACGCCCCACCCCCAAGAACCAACCCAAAGATAGATCCAAGGAGCAAGACAGGCCTACGATCCTGGGTTACAAACCTCCTGATGTGCCACCCCCTGGTATGCATGAAGTACCTAGTGACATACCACCTGGTGCCCCGCCTCCTACTGCTATGATGATGAGACCTGGAGCAATGCCTGGTATTCCACCAATGAGAGCTAGACCACTCCCTCCACCACCTAGACCTCCACCAAGACGACCAGACCAGCCACCTCAGATTG GTCTCCCTCCAAAGTCACTGAAGATGAGAGAACTTGAggaagagatggagaaagagctTGGCACAGAACGGAATCtcagagaaaaaagagagagggagaagcgTGAACGTAGCTCCTTCATCATGGAGGCTCTTGAacgggagaaagaaaagaaattactTGATGCTCGGAAGATGGATATTGAGAAGCTAAGGAATAGAGATCGCTCGAAGCTTAGAGAATCAGACCCCTTCTTGGCATCATACATAGAGAAAGGACGCGCTCCGAATGCAGAGAAGAGCAAAGAGAGAGGCGGGTTGTATGACCGTCCAAGGGTATCTCAAGATCTAAGGGATCTTTATGAGAAGCCATCAACCTCAAA GTCCAAGTCCGATGAAGAGCTCAAGAGAGAATATGAAGAAAGATTTGGAATAAAG gaatcatcatcatcagcaagAGTTCTTCAAGAAGTGGTTGGAGCCCTT ACCAAGTCTTTATCCCAGTCTGATGAAGATGCATCTATGGCTCTAAAGGTCTCCAGCGCTCTCACTGAGGCTCTACTCACcatgaaaaagaaggagaaagag tCTCGTACAGCGTTAGATGATCCTAATATTGAGAGTGATGGACCACCTCCTCCCCCACCTGGTGATGTTGAGATGCCACCTCTTCCTCCTAGTAGTCCTCCGTCATCTTCTACTTCAGATAGATACATGATACCTCCATTAGGAAGCCTTCAGTCTTCATCACAGCAAGTACCAATGCAG GTAAGCTCTCAACCAGCTCCTCAGCCTCAATCAGGTCCTTTGGGTGCATGGCAACCAGTCAATCCAGCTCCATCCATTCCATCAGGTTACAATCAACCTCAATACCAACCTAGCTACACCTATCAACCAGGCCAACCAGGATGGGCCACAGGACCTGTACTCGCCCCTGCCGTACCGGTTCAGCAAGCAGCAGCGGCCACTCCCAGTTACATGCCTGGCGTAGCAATGGCGACTCAACCACACCAGTATATGCCTCCTTACATCAGACCAGTAGAGAACACCCCACAGCCCCCTGCACAGCCTCCCACTCAGCCTCCTGTAGAGAAGCCTATTGGACCACCGGGAGAAAGTAAAGCACAAAGCAATGCAGATATGTTTTCTTTCTAA